A DNA window from Mucilaginibacter xinganensis contains the following coding sequences:
- a CDS encoding SLBB domain-containing protein produces the protein MELDRYNILYLHHKLNLNFYMRIKYLLYILFFALTVFSKQAMAQEVSLSNIQNVKVAALSDEQITQAWKKLQDSGIPEQDAYKLLIQKGMPADEVEAFKNRVTLLGLNKKTGSKTTQSSEKKKIDYSRDINDTVIAPKSVKPEQPVAVKTLSVYGSEFFNQTAIKFEPNFSVATPKGYVLGPGDEVIVLLTGLNESSVRSKVSPEGNLQIPYAGIVYVNGFTIEQATNLIRSKMTKVYPALSSGQTQLAINLGNTRSIKITIVGEVKTPGSYTLSSLSTLFNALYNSGGPNQNGSLRDIQLIRNNKLYKTVDFYSFLQRGLLDGNIRLEDQDVIRIPVYKKRVSINGEIKNPAIYELRDNENIEDLVKYAGGYTDIAYKGIAKVDQINALEREVKDVPANLFANYIPHNGDMVQIGAITDRYTNRITLEGAVYRPGIYELTAGFTLAQLLKNAQGLKPEAYMERGYIKRTLPNLAKELVSFKPEDVVSGKNDIPLLREDSVVILNRDIFTPDQKITVDGFVRKPSIITYRKGLKLADVIAMAGGFDEEAANHHVEISRIIKNSSDSVANQLVNTFIVNMDDPAATQEIELQPMDFIYVPRLVNYRSLGNVQIKGEVVFPGDYAVQKRDETALDFLTRAGGVTPYGSIENAQVYRKGIRVNLDLTRKNPNQKQKTDMILMPGDSLYVPRVISYVEVSGAVNNPQYVSYNGRRFKYYINAAAGTTQNARLKGAYIKYPDGLNQPVRHFLFFRNYPVVKPGSKIVVPEKTADSRIKIGIGDISGIAAALTAIVSIIAILHK, from the coding sequence ATGGAATTAGACCGATATAATATTTTATATTTGCACCACAAGCTTAACCTCAATTTCTACATGCGGATTAAATACCTGTTATATATTTTATTTTTTGCTTTAACTGTTTTTTCAAAGCAAGCCATGGCCCAGGAAGTTTCACTGAGCAATATTCAAAACGTTAAAGTAGCAGCATTAAGTGACGAGCAAATAACCCAGGCGTGGAAAAAGCTTCAGGATTCTGGAATTCCTGAACAGGATGCCTATAAACTGTTGATTCAAAAAGGAATGCCCGCTGATGAAGTTGAAGCGTTCAAAAACAGGGTAACCTTACTTGGTTTAAATAAAAAAACAGGATCTAAAACCACCCAATCATCTGAAAAGAAAAAGATAGATTATTCAAGGGACATAAATGATACCGTGATAGCCCCTAAATCTGTCAAGCCTGAACAGCCTGTTGCCGTAAAAACATTAAGCGTTTATGGTTCTGAATTCTTTAATCAAACCGCTATAAAATTTGAACCCAATTTTTCTGTAGCTACACCTAAAGGCTATGTATTGGGCCCTGGCGATGAAGTAATTGTACTCTTAACCGGTTTAAATGAAAGCAGCGTGCGTAGTAAAGTTAGCCCTGAAGGTAATTTACAGATCCCATACGCAGGCATTGTGTATGTGAATGGGTTTACCATTGAACAGGCAACCAATTTAATCAGGAGCAAAATGACCAAGGTTTATCCTGCTTTAAGTTCCGGACAAACTCAACTTGCAATTAATTTAGGCAATACCCGTAGTATTAAAATAACCATAGTTGGCGAAGTAAAAACACCCGGATCATATACCCTTTCGTCTTTATCTACGTTATTTAATGCCTTATATAATTCGGGGGGGCCAAATCAAAACGGATCATTACGGGATATTCAGCTGATAAGAAATAACAAACTTTATAAAACGGTTGATTTTTACAGTTTTCTGCAACGCGGTTTGCTTGATGGAAATATCAGGCTTGAGGATCAGGATGTGATCAGGATCCCAGTTTACAAAAAACGGGTGAGCATTAACGGGGAAATAAAAAATCCGGCAATTTACGAGCTAAGAGATAATGAAAATATTGAAGACCTGGTTAAGTACGCCGGCGGTTATACAGACATTGCCTATAAAGGCATTGCTAAGGTTGACCAGATAAACGCCCTTGAAAGGGAGGTTAAAGACGTTCCCGCAAATCTATTTGCCAATTACATACCACATAATGGCGACATGGTTCAAATTGGGGCAATTACAGACCGCTACACCAACAGGATCACACTCGAGGGTGCTGTTTACCGGCCGGGGATATATGAGCTGACTGCCGGCTTTACTTTGGCGCAGTTGTTAAAAAATGCGCAGGGTTTAAAGCCTGAAGCTTATATGGAGCGCGGCTATATTAAAAGAACACTCCCTAATCTGGCAAAAGAACTGGTTTCGTTTAAACCGGAGGATGTTGTAAGCGGAAAGAATGATATCCCATTGTTACGTGAAGACTCCGTTGTAATACTCAACCGCGATATTTTCACCCCCGATCAAAAAATAACGGTTGATGGTTTTGTAAGAAAACCATCCATTATAACTTATCGTAAAGGATTAAAACTCGCTGATGTTATCGCAATGGCCGGCGGCTTTGACGAAGAGGCAGCTAATCACCACGTAGAGATCTCGAGGATCATTAAAAACTCGTCAGACAGTGTTGCCAATCAATTGGTCAATACTTTTATTGTAAATATGGATGATCCGGCGGCTACCCAGGAAATTGAACTGCAGCCTATGGATTTTATTTATGTTCCGCGACTGGTTAATTACCGCTCATTAGGAAACGTACAAATAAAAGGCGAAGTTGTATTTCCGGGAGATTATGCAGTTCAAAAACGCGATGAAACGGCTCTTGATTTCTTAACACGGGCCGGCGGCGTAACACCCTACGGATCTATTGAAAATGCCCAGGTTTACCGCAAAGGGATCAGGGTTAATTTAGACCTTACAAGGAAGAACCCAAATCAGAAGCAAAAAACTGATATGATATTAATGCCGGGCGATAGTTTATATGTTCCGCGCGTTATCTCGTATGTTGAAGTTTCAGGAGCGGTAAATAACCCTCAATATGTAAGCTATAATGGCCGTAGGTTTAAATACTACATCAATGCTGCTGCAGGCACTACTCAAAATGCACGCTTAAAAGGCGCGTACATTAAATATCCTGATGGTTTGAATCAACCGGTAAGGCACTTCTTGTTTTTCCGTAATTACCCGGTAGTAAAACCAGGAAGTAAAATTGTGGTTCCGGAAAAAACGGCTGACTCCAGGATAAAAATTGGGATCGGAGATATAAGTGGAATAGCCGCTGCATTAACTGCAATAGTTAGTATTATTGCCATTTTACATAAATAA
- a CDS encoding glycosyltransferase family 4 protein, translated as MNILVVNWAWYPTGGDWTYVENVVNIYQQKGHHVIPFSMKDERNFPTPYSDYFIENIDYKKVNKRSISAGVKVVMKSIYSFEAQENLERLLADVKIDFAHINVIHHYITPTILKILKKRNIPIIWTLHEYTPICPDSIFVSHGQICERCFGGAFYNCITHSCKKGSYLASTVAALENYVHKYLNYYAYVDHFVCPSVFQYEKYKQFNFFNDKLVQIYHGYDYAEIEKAKQLTVQNPEKYIVFVGRLEKIKGAHTLLKAMQSLPEVSLKIIGDGTQEDELKAYKETHQLTNVTFLGKKTKQETLQVINGAVFLICPSECYEVLGFTVVEAMALGKPVIGAAIGGIPEMVIDNYTGLLFTPGNVEQLSEKIKWLIQNPDVAAKMSINAQIHINKLINNETHFKSLQTLIPEL; from the coding sequence ATGAATATTCTTGTTGTAAACTGGGCATGGTATCCAACCGGCGGCGATTGGACATATGTTGAAAACGTAGTTAATATTTATCAGCAAAAGGGACACCATGTTATCCCTTTTTCAATGAAAGACGAAAGGAATTTCCCTACCCCTTATTCGGATTATTTTATAGAAAATATCGATTACAAAAAAGTTAACAAACGCAGCATTTCTGCCGGTGTAAAAGTGGTAATGAAGAGTATTTATTCTTTTGAGGCCCAGGAAAACCTGGAACGGCTGTTAGCAGACGTTAAAATTGACTTCGCGCATATTAATGTGATCCATCATTACATCACACCCACAATTTTAAAAATCCTGAAAAAAAGAAATATTCCTATTATCTGGACTTTACATGAATATACTCCCATTTGCCCGGACAGCATATTTGTGAGCCACGGCCAGATCTGTGAAAGATGTTTTGGCGGCGCATTTTATAACTGCATTACGCATTCATGCAAAAAAGGATCATACCTGGCCAGCACTGTTGCAGCCCTGGAGAATTATGTACACAAATACCTTAACTATTACGCATACGTTGATCATTTCGTTTGCCCTTCAGTTTTCCAATACGAAAAATACAAGCAGTTTAACTTTTTCAACGACAAACTGGTTCAGATTTATCATGGTTACGATTACGCTGAAATTGAAAAGGCAAAACAGCTTACTGTTCAGAACCCCGAAAAATATATTGTTTTTGTAGGCAGACTTGAAAAGATAAAAGGCGCCCATACTTTGCTAAAAGCGATGCAATCATTACCCGAGGTTTCTTTAAAAATAATAGGTGACGGCACCCAGGAAGACGAGTTGAAAGCTTATAAAGAGACGCACCAGTTAACGAACGTTACCTTTTTAGGTAAAAAAACCAAACAGGAAACCCTGCAGGTGATTAATGGTGCCGTTTTTTTGATTTGCCCTTCAGAATGTTATGAAGTGTTAGGGTTTACTGTTGTTGAGGCTATGGCTCTGGGCAAGCCTGTAATTGGGGCTGCTATCGGCGGTATCCCCGAAATGGTTATTGATAACTATACAGGCCTGTTATTTACTCCGGGTAATGTTGAGCAATTGTCCGAAAAAATAAAATGGCTGATTCAAAACCCTGATGTCGCGGCCAAAATGAGCATAAATGCACAGATCCACATTAATAAATTGATTAATAACGAAACTCATTTTAAAAGTTTACAAACACTGATACCGGAATTGTAA